GGAGTACCTATAAAACTAAGTGATACGCCTGGAAGTGTCAGAACTCCAGCACCAATTTTAGGCCAACATACAGAAGAAATTTTAAAAGAAGTATTAGGGTATGATGACGAAAAAATACAAAGCTTAAGAAATAGCAACGCTCTTTAATATATAAGGCTCCTCCAATGGAGGAGCCTTATATTTAAGTTGGTTTATAAGAAAAGTTCATAGTCATAAGGACTATGAAGTGAAACTTTCCTATTCATTATAAAAAATATGGTATTATATTCTAATATATTGTATAATTTTCTATGAAATTACTTTGTTACTTATCTCATATTACCTAGGAGGGATACTATGGAAAAAGTGGTGGTAGCATTAGGAGGAAATGCTTTACAAGCAACAGGAAGTGAAGCTACAGCAGAAGCTCAGCTTGAAGTAGTTAAACAAACAACAGTGTACTTAGCAGACATTATAGAAGAAGGATATAACCTAATAATAGCCCATGGTAATGGACCACAAGTAGGTCGTATAGTTATTCAAAACGAAGTGGCAGATAGCGTGACACCTGCTATGCCATTTGACGTATGTGGAGCAATGAGCCAAGGAATGATAGGCTATCATTTACAACAAGCTTTAGGGGATGAACTTAGAAGCAGAGGAATAGACAAGCCTGTAGCTACTATAGTTACACAGGTAGTAGTAGATAAAGACGATAAAGCATTCCAAAATCCAACTAAACCAATAGGACCATTCTATACAAAAGAAGAAGCTGACAAAATATCAGCAGAAAAAGGGTATATAATGGTAGAAGACTCTGGAAGAGGATATAGAAGAGTAGTAGCTTCACCAAAGCCAGTTAGAATAGTAGAGATAGAGACAGTGAAAACTCTAGTTAATAACAACAATGTAGTCATAACAGTAGGTGGCGGCGGAATTCCAGTAGTAGAAGAAAACGGAAGGTTAGCTGGTGCAGCTGCAGTTATAGACAAAGACCTAGCATCACAAAGACTAGCAGAGGACACAGATGCAGATATACTAGTAATACTTACAGCAGTACCAAGAGTAGCTATCAACTTTGGAAAACCAGACCAAAAAGAATTAGATAGAGTAACAACAGAACAAATGAGAAAATATGCAGCAGAAGGCCACTTTGCACCAGGCAGCATGCTGCCAAAGGTATTGGCAGCTATAGAGTTTGCCGAATCAAGACCAGGTAGAAAGGCAGTCATAGCTTCACTTGATAAGGCTAAAGAAGCTCTAAAAGGTGAGAGTGGAACTATAGTAGAGGCTTAGGAAAGAAGTGATTCAAAAAAATTATATGTCATTCCGAGCGTTAGCGAGGAATCTAGGCTGGTCATAATGACCAGCTTTTATGATGTATTCAAACTTTTTCCCTCATTTAATGCTGTTATAAACAACTAGGACTTATGTTATTGCAAAGTATTTTACTATGAAGATTTTTCAGATCAAAGAAATTAGGTATTTAATTGATATAAGTTTATATAAAAATCGACAAATAGTAACAAAAAAGAGGGTTTATATTCATAAAATAGAATATTAATATATATTGACATACAGGAGTTAGTCTAGAATTGCTTACATATTTATTGGAGGGGAAAAGATGATTGTAGGGATTGACTTAGGCACGACAAATTCTGCTATAGCATATATTAATGCTTATGGAAAACCGGAGATTATCCATAACAGAGAGGGTGGAAGAACAACCCCATCAGTAATTCTATTTGAGGGAAATGAAACTGTGATTATTGGGGAGGAAGCTAAAAACAACTCTGTGTTAGACCCGTTTAACACAATAGACTTTATAAAATCAGAAATGGGAAATCCTCAATATAAGTTTATCAGTGGGGATATAGCCTTTTCTCCAGAAGAGCTATCTAGTTTAATATTGAAGAAGCTCATAGAAGATGCCGAAGAAGTTTTAAATACAAAAATAGAGAAAGCCGTAGTAACTGTTCCGGCTTATTTTAATGATGCTCAGAGAAAGGCCACCCAAGATTCAGGTAAATTAATCGGTATAGATATAGTTAAAATTATTAATGAGCCTACAGCTGCAGCTTTGGCTTATGGGTTACTACATAATTCTGATCCACAGAACATTCTAGTATATGATTTAGGTGGAGGTACTTTTGATGCAACCATCGTAAAGGTCAATGGGAAAGAAGTTATAGTACAAGCTACAGATGGGATTAGGGACTTAGGTGGACGGGATTTCGATGATAAAATTATTGAATATGCAATAAAAGTATTCAATGAAAAGCATGGAATAGATTTAATGGATATAGATTACGTAAAAGAGCTACAAGAGTTGAGAAGACGTGGCGAAAATCTAAAGAAGGCTTTAAGCACTAGAGTAGAATCTCAGCTTTATATTAGCTGTAAAGGAATAAGAGAAGCTATTACTATCACTAGAGATCAGTTCAATGAAATGATAAAACCTCTATATAATAGAACAGAAATAATTGTACAGGATGTACTTCATCAAGCAAACCTGAGCCCAAAAGATATTGATAAAATACTATTAGTTGGTGGTTCAACAAGAATACCTT
This genomic stretch from Proteiniborus sp. DW1 harbors:
- the arcC gene encoding carbamate kinase — protein: MEKVVVALGGNALQATGSEATAEAQLEVVKQTTVYLADIIEEGYNLIIAHGNGPQVGRIVIQNEVADSVTPAMPFDVCGAMSQGMIGYHLQQALGDELRSRGIDKPVATIVTQVVVDKDDKAFQNPTKPIGPFYTKEEADKISAEKGYIMVEDSGRGYRRVVASPKPVRIVEIETVKTLVNNNNVVITVGGGGIPVVEENGRLAGAAAVIDKDLASQRLAEDTDADILVILTAVPRVAINFGKPDQKELDRVTTEQMRKYAAEGHFAPGSMLPKVLAAIEFAESRPGRKAVIASLDKAKEALKGESGTIVEA
- a CDS encoding Hsp70 family protein is translated as MIVGIDLGTTNSAIAYINAYGKPEIIHNREGGRTTPSVILFEGNETVIIGEEAKNNSVLDPFNTIDFIKSEMGNPQYKFISGDIAFSPEELSSLILKKLIEDAEEVLNTKIEKAVVTVPAYFNDAQRKATQDSGKLIGIDIVKIINEPTAAALAYGLLHNSDPQNILVYDLGGGTFDATIVKVNGKEVIVQATDGIRDLGGRDFDDKIIEYAIKVFNEKHGIDLMDIDYVKELQELRRRGENLKKALSTRVESQLYISCKGIREAITITRDQFNEMIKPLYNRTEIIVQDVLHQANLSPKDIDKILLVGGSTRIPLISEGLKEAFGITPSKEVNPDEVVALGAAIQGSILEDGIKEIKDSKLIIKDVSSHSIGVISIDSKSGDKINSIILNRNSPLPAKSRRSFYTIEDNQEAIKLQITEGELEEIDYITIIGEFEIKLPAKLKRDTQVDIEMILDENQIIHVFTSIPQISGFFEEVHIERESNLKSEELEKKKDIVSKIEID